GCCTAAACGAGGGATATTGGATCATAAATGGTCCATTAAATGAGGCTCACTTTTGATCCAGATCCACTCCTTGCTCACTTCCCGCGAACTTCCCCAAAAGATCGACACTAACGCCCGAGAAATGCGACTCGCAAAGAACCTCCCCCGCAAATCCTTGGCGAAGAGGACGGGTATTTCCGAATCGACCATTAAGCGGTTCGAGTCCAATGGTCAGGTCAGCCTTGATGCTCTGGCGCTCATCGCTACAGCACTTGCTGCCAAACGCCAAATCGCTGAGCTGTTCAAGCATGAGCGACCTGTCTCGCTTGAAGAAATCAAACAAACAGGACGTACCCGGGGACGCCAATGAGATCAATCAACACCGAAGAGGTATTGCTCGCAGGTACACCGGTCGGAAAGCTGATCGCCAGCAGATAGGGCATCTACTGTGCCTATCATCCACAGTGGTGGCGCCAGGCTTGAACCTACCGCCACCTGAACATGGATATGAACGGGTTCGATGAGTTCTCTTTGAGCTCATATGGCCGCCTTTTTTTACAGAACCACTGCCGTAAACGAATAGCAACCGCGATCACGATCCAGGTGTAAAAAGCCGCCATTAGATCGTCGAGCACGATACCTACCCCACCGCCGACAGCTTCAAGAAGATTCAGCGGCGGTAATTTGAGGGCATCGAACAAGCGAAATAGTGCGAACGCTGTCAGGAACATCCAGGGCCGGCGGATTGAAGCAAGCCCGATCATCGAGACCGGAAATACTAGGTACTCGTCTGCAACGATCTGTGGAACATCCCCGCCCCCTAACCACAGCGAAGCCCAATGGCAGAGCGGCACAGCCAGTGCCAGCAGTATCACCGCGATGAAAGCCTGGCGCCTCGGAGGATGACCCAATAACCACCAGGCCAGAGGCAAACCAAGCAACGATCCGAAGGTTCCGGGCATGAACGGTAGCTCGCCGAGACCGAACCCCGTTGCTACCTGCACCACCAAGGTTTCTATCATCGAAATCGCAGATCCATCTCATACATCTGGAACAGGCTGCAGGAGGGTTAGCCAGAGGTAGCTAACCCTCCTGAGCTGGAAGAACAACAAGCCAGAAGGTGTTGATGCATCAGGCCTCAGCAACGGCAAGCTCTGTCAGTACACGCCTGATCACATGAACACCTGGCTGACAGGGAAGCCGGCTAGGAGGCGGTCGCAAGAGGCAATATGCGCTCCAGTATGTCGGCGAGCGTTACCACCCCTTTCAACTGCCCGTCTTGCATGACCACGGCAAGCTGAACGCTCGACTTACGCATGAGCGCCAGGGACTCATAGACCGGCGTTTTAGCGTCCAGAACGAAAACCTGGCGGGCGATTTCCCGCGCAGGACGCGTATCAGGCTCAAGCAGAGTGTCACGCAGATGAACGACCAGAGGCAGCTTGTCGCCGGCGCCGAGAATCAGGATACGCAGATGGCCTGACTGAGCAGCGATGGCACGTACATCCGCTACGGACGCTTCAAACTTGACGTGGACCGGGATGGCGTCACTCGTTACCAGCTCCTCGATCGGCAGGGTGCCGAGATCAATAAGGCTGGA
This DNA window, taken from Stutzerimonas stutzeri, encodes the following:
- a CDS encoding helix-turn-helix domain-containing protein, with the protein product MIQIHSLLTSRELPQKIDTNAREMRLAKNLPRKSLAKRTGISESTIKRFESNGQVSLDALALIATALAAKRQIAELFKHERPVSLEEIKQTGRTRGRQ
- a CDS encoding phosphatidylglycerophosphatase A family protein, with the translated sequence MIETLVVQVATGFGLGELPFMPGTFGSLLGLPLAWWLLGHPPRRQAFIAVILLALAVPLCHWASLWLGGGDVPQIVADEYLVFPVSMIGLASIRRPWMFLTAFALFRLFDALKLPPLNLLEAVGGGVGIVLDDLMAAFYTWIVIAVAIRLRQWFCKKRRPYELKENSSNPFISMFRWR